A region from the Campylobacter blaseri genome encodes:
- a CDS encoding 5-formyltetrahydrofolate cyclo-ligase → MNRVKNKNDFRKNAKQRIKQEVKTSARCKHYPILKEILAIIKNTNSKRVLLYMPTLYEPNLLVLRRQLARKYEPYIPLIQNISFKMVKLRGPFYKSKFGIKENRYQNEFKKRIDVAIVPVIGVDGKMARVGHGKGYYDIFFSKLKYKPIIIFVEIKDMFTKSYICEDHDIIGDFYITPTKKYLLRGKNDRDYCRIVGRSGRRWNRVFNSQKGK, encoded by the coding sequence ATGAATAGAGTAAAAAATAAAAATGATTTTAGAAAAAATGCAAAACAAAGAATAAAACAAGAGGTTAAAACTAGTGCAAGGTGTAAGCATTATCCTATCTTAAAAGAGATTTTAGCTATTATAAAAAATACAAATTCCAAAAGAGTTCTTTTATATATGCCCACTTTATATGAGCCAAATTTGCTTGTGTTAAGAAGGCAATTAGCTAGAAAATATGAGCCTTATATACCACTTATACAAAATATTAGTTTTAAAATGGTAAAATTACGAGGACCTTTTTATAAATCAAAATTTGGTATAAAGGAAAATAGATATCAAAATGAATTTAAAAAAAGGATTGATGTAGCTATAGTTCCGGTTATTGGAGTTGACGGTAAAATGGCTAGAGTAGGACATGGAAAAGGGTATTATGATATATTCTTTAGCAAACTTAAATATAAGCCAATTATAATATTTGTGGAGATTAAGGACATGTTTACTAAAAGTTATATTTGTGAAGATCATGACATTATAGGTGATTTTTACATAACTCCAACAAAAAAATATTTATTAAGAGGAAAAAATGATAGAGATTATTGTAGGATTGTTGGTAGGAGTGGTAGGCGCTGGAATAGGGTATTTAATAGCCAAAAAGGTAAATGA
- the ftsY gene encoding signal recognition particle-docking protein FtsY, with amino-acid sequence MIDFFKKGFAKTVENIKSVRPKNQKINKDILEDILLEADIDYDIVEDIIFFLPPVQTVKRGDLKTIMSKYFTYDKKEKKDVKPFVELILGVNGAGKTTTIAKLANLYKKENKKVILGACDTFRAGAIEQLKKWALKIDVPIVATNQGHDASAVAYDTISSAIARKFDNVLIDTAGRLQNQKNLAKELEKIVRISDKAMENAPHRKILVIDGTQGNNSVVQAKAFNDIVKLDGIIITKLDGTPKGGALFGIAKELKLPILYIGVGESMDDLVPFNHNDFIDTILEAIFDGQD; translated from the coding sequence ATGATAGATTTTTTTAAAAAAGGGTTTGCAAAAACTGTTGAAAATATAAAAAGTGTAAGACCAAAAAACCAAAAAATAAATAAAGATATCTTAGAAGATATCTTGCTTGAAGCAGATATTGATTATGATATTGTGGAAGATATAATCTTTTTCTTGCCCCCTGTACAAACAGTAAAAAGGGGTGATTTAAAAACTATAATGTCTAAATATTTCACATATGATAAAAAAGAAAAAAAAGATGTAAAGCCATTTGTTGAACTCATTTTAGGAGTAAATGGTGCTGGTAAAACTACAACCATAGCAAAATTAGCAAATTTATATAAAAAAGAAAATAAAAAAGTAATACTTGGCGCCTGTGATACCTTTAGAGCTGGTGCAATTGAGCAACTAAAAAAATGGGCTTTAAAAATTGATGTTCCCATAGTGGCTACAAATCAAGGGCATGACGCCTCTGCAGTTGCATACGATACCATAAGTTCAGCCATAGCTAGAAAATTTGACAATGTCTTAATAGATACAGCAGGAAGACTTCAAAATCAAAAAAACTTAGCAAAAGAGCTTGAAAAAATTGTTAGAATTTCAGATAAGGCTATGGAAAATGCACCACACAGAAAAATTCTAGTAATTGATGGCACGCAAGGCAACAATAGCGTTGTGCAAGCAAAAGCTTTTAATGATATTGTAAAGCTTGATGGAATTATCATAACAAAGCTTGATGGAACCCCAAAAGGCGGAGCTTTGTTTGGAATAGCAAAAGAGCTTAAATTACCTATTTTATATATAGGTGTTGGTGAGAGCATGGATGATTTAGTTCCATTTAATCACAATGATTTTATAGATACTATTTTAGAAGCGATTTTTGATGGGCAAGATTAA
- the tupA gene encoding tungstate ABC transporter substrate-binding protein TupA, translating to MKKHILMTILSLAVAFSLNAKDTDLVMATTTSTDNTGLLDDIYPVYKKATGVDIKWTAVGTGKALEMGKNCDADILFVHSPAVEKKFVDEGYGIDRTPVMYNDFILIGHKSLADKFKNKSLKETFQIIENEKIKFFSRGDKSGTNNKEIAVWKAAIGQAPEKESWYNQTGQGMISTINIAAEQKGVTLTDRGTFIKYEHGLGGKSDFEIISEGDANLKNFYSVIAVNPKNCEKADYENATEFINWITSDDGQKFIEDFKLMGKPLFTPDAKTRKES from the coding sequence ATGAAAAAACATATTCTAATGACGATTCTTTCATTAGCAGTAGCATTTAGTCTAAATGCAAAAGATACAGATCTTGTTATGGCAACTACAACAAGTACAGATAATACAGGGCTTTTAGACGATATCTATCCTGTTTATAAAAAAGCTACAGGTGTTGACATAAAATGGACTGCAGTTGGAACAGGCAAAGCTCTTGAAATGGGAAAAAACTGCGACGCTGATATACTTTTTGTTCACTCTCCAGCAGTTGAAAAAAAGTTTGTTGATGAGGGTTATGGTATAGATAGAACTCCTGTAATGTATAATGACTTTATACTGATAGGACATAAATCACTAGCTGATAAATTTAAAAATAAAAGCTTAAAAGAGACTTTCCAAATCATTGAAAATGAAAAGATTAAATTCTTTAGCCGTGGTGATAAAAGCGGAACAAACAATAAAGAAATCGCTGTATGGAAAGCCGCAATTGGACAAGCTCCAGAAAAAGAATCATGGTATAACCAAACAGGTCAAGGCATGATAAGCACTATAAATATCGCAGCTGAGCAAAAGGGTGTAACTCTAACAGATAGAGGAACTTTTATAAAATATGAGCATGGTTTAGGTGGAAAATCTGACTTTGAAATCATAAGTGAAGGTGATGCAAATTTGAAAAACTTCTATTCAGTAATCGCTGTAAATCCTAAGAATTGTGAAAAAGCTGACTATGAAAATGCAACAGAGTTTATCAACTGGATAACTAGCGATGATGGTCAAAAATTCATAGAAGATTTTAAACTAATGGGTAAACCTCTATTTACTCCAGATGCTAAAACTAGAAAAGAATCATAA
- a CDS encoding TlpA family protein disulfide reductase: MKNILLALALIVFIGCKDKKKEDLILDMNKSQKEMSKKEEAVLTQNIDAPFSLNFTDGSVLSMKKKENGFNIDNGNLPTMFVFFTTWCPPCLAQIPLINIIDEKYKGYLQVITIIADENKEKEMVNNFVKNNNIKNKVVSDESSEIFMKSLGGINGVPYILLYDATGKKTKEYSGLIPGEMLDIDIQKVIKR, translated from the coding sequence ATGAAAAATATCCTATTAGCTTTGGCTTTAATTGTTTTTATAGGATGTAAAGATAAAAAAAAAGAAGATTTGATTTTAGATATGAACAAATCACAAAAAGAGATGTCAAAAAAAGAAGAGGCGGTTTTAACTCAAAATATAGACGCTCCATTTTCTTTGAATTTCACAGATGGATCTGTTTTAAGCATGAAAAAGAAAGAAAATGGCTTTAATATAGATAACGGAAACCTGCCAACTATGTTTGTATTTTTTACAACTTGGTGTCCGCCATGCTTGGCACAAATTCCACTTATAAATATAATTGATGAAAAGTATAAAGGGTATTTGCAGGTTATTACAATAATAGCTGATGAAAACAAAGAAAAAGAGATGGTTAATAACTTTGTAAAAAACAATAATATAAAAAATAAAGTTGTATCTGATGAATCAAGTGAAATTTTTATGAAATCGTTAGGCGGAATTAATGGAGTCCCTTACATTCTGCTTTACGATGCAACTGGTAAAAAAACAAAAGAGTATTCAGGGTTAATTCCCGGTGAAATGCTAGATATAGATATACAAAAGGTTATAAAAAGATGA
- the tupC gene encoding tungstate ABC transporter ATP-binding protein TupC codes for MIISNLTQTYKDTKVLNIKNLKIDEATITSLMGSNGSGKSTLLKIIANVEEPKTGTIKSKLTPKDISILFPEPVLLKRNVRKNFIFALRSAGLLDEFNERVSEALSLVGLDDSFLDKDHYALSSGQTQRVAFAIILALRTKLILLDEPTSSVDLSTAKLFSKAIEYIHKKYNCGFIIASHDEKWLSAIAKDSIFLYGGIVGEFEFKNVFNVEGGDINFGDDLRISLPNQDEDPKYVAIDLEKIKLSKTREYGYYKGILHSISIIYETKLLIKIKFGDYLLKSIINLDDNFKKSPYITGETVYFKIDDSAYFTLC; via the coding sequence GTGATTATCTCAAATTTAACTCAAACTTATAAAGATACAAAAGTTTTAAATATTAAAAACTTAAAGATAGATGAAGCTACCATAACTTCGCTTATGGGAAGCAATGGAAGTGGTAAAAGCACACTTTTAAAAATTATAGCTAATGTAGAAGAGCCAAAAACAGGAACTATAAAAAGCAAATTAACCCCTAAAGATATATCTATTTTATTTCCTGAACCTGTGTTATTAAAAAGAAATGTAAGAAAAAATTTTATTTTTGCTTTAAGGTCAGCTGGGTTGCTAGATGAATTTAATGAAAGAGTTAGTGAAGCACTTAGCCTTGTTGGGCTTGATGATAGCTTTTTAGATAAAGATCATTATGCACTTAGTAGTGGTCAAACACAAAGAGTTGCTTTTGCTATTATTTTGGCATTAAGAACTAAGCTTATACTTTTAGACGAGCCTACAAGTAGTGTTGATCTCTCAACAGCAAAACTCTTTTCTAAGGCAATTGAATATATTCATAAAAAGTATAATTGTGGTTTTATAATTGCAAGTCATGATGAAAAATGGCTTAGTGCAATTGCTAAAGATAGTATTTTTTTATATGGTGGAATTGTTGGAGAATTTGAGTTTAAAAATGTTTTTAATGTAGAAGGTGGAGATATTAACTTTGGAGATGATTTAAGAATTTCACTACCAAATCAAGATGAAGATCCTAAATATGTTGCAATTGATTTGGAAAAAATTAAGCTAAGTAAAACTAGAGAATATGGCTATTATAAAGGAATTCTTCACTCTATATCTATTATTTACGAGACAAAACTACTTATTAAAATAAAATTTGGAGACTATCTTTTAAAAAGTATAATAAATCTTGATGATAATTTTAAGAAATCACCATATATTACAGGCGAAACAGTATATTTTAAAATTGATGATAGTGCTTATTTTACTCTTTGTTAA
- a CDS encoding Dps family protein: protein MSKVVEQLNQIQADALALNIKFHNYHWNVLGKQFFSIHNYTEEAYDDFFELFDEVAERAIQIGGKALVDAKKMIEMSKAPKTDKDSFTDREVVELVREDFKYLLGEFRKLAEIADEAGDRPTTALAEDNIAKYEKSIWMLNQTLA, encoded by the coding sequence ATGTCAAAAGTTGTAGAACAATTAAATCAAATTCAAGCTGACGCACTTGCGTTAAATATAAAATTTCATAATTATCACTGGAATGTATTAGGAAAACAATTTTTCTCGATCCATAACTATACAGAGGAAGCTTACGATGACTTTTTTGAGTTATTTGACGAAGTAGCTGAAAGAGCTATTCAAATCGGCGGCAAGGCTTTGGTTGATGCTAAAAAAATGATAGAAATGTCAAAAGCCCCAAAAACTGACAAAGATAGTTTTACTGATAGGGAAGTGGTTGAGCTAGTTAGAGAAGACTTTAAATACCTTTTAGGTGAATTTAGAAAACTTGCAGAAATTGCAGACGAAGCAGGCGATAGACCAACTACAGCACTAGCTGAAGATAATATCGCTAAGTATGAAAAATCAATTTGGATGCTTAATCAGACATTAGCTTAA
- a CDS encoding thiamine phosphate synthase: MSNLVVITNLEQSSKDLKEKIYNFCLCGCVVALRLKELSEDEYMKFANEILKHCKGYEKQIFLHNFINVALKLKHKNIWLPLDVLEKNRDILINFNKIVVSVHNINECQKALNFGANILCVSHIFETNCKKDLTPKGLKFIKEAKEKFNVPIYALGGINQSNFKECLNAGANMVCSMSGAMKSKNEKEFASKFI, encoded by the coding sequence ATGTCTAATTTGGTTGTAATAACAAATTTAGAGCAATCAAGCAAGGATTTAAAAGAGAAAATTTATAACTTTTGCCTATGTGGTTGTGTTGTTGCTTTAAGACTAAAAGAGCTTAGCGAAGATGAATATATGAAATTTGCAAATGAGATTTTAAAGCATTGCAAAGGGTATGAAAAACAGATTTTTTTACATAATTTTATAAATGTTGCTTTAAAACTTAAGCATAAAAATATCTGGCTTCCACTTGATGTTTTGGAAAAAAACAGAGATATTTTAATAAATTTTAACAAGATAGTAGTTTCTGTTCATAATATAAACGAATGTCAAAAAGCACTAAATTTTGGTGCAAATATCCTTTGCGTTAGCCATATATTTGAAACTAATTGCAAAAAAGACCTTACACCAAAAGGTTTGAAATTCATAAAAGAGGCAAAAGAGAAGTTTAATGTCCCTATATACGCACTAGGTGGGATAAATCAAAGCAATTTTAAAGAGTGTTTAAATGCAGGAGCAAATATGGTTTGCTCAATGAGTGGGGCTATGAAAAGTAAAAATGAAAAAGAATTTGCGAGTAAATTTATATAG
- the tupB gene encoding tungstate ABC transporter permease TupB, with translation MDFILQGIYEAFHLLLTGDEETYFAIKSTIYTSSIAIMITLFIGMPLGFCLGYYNFRGRKVLRLISDTGLAMPTVAIGLILYALLSYRGPLGSFGLLFTLKAVIIGQICLSLPIVISLTASAIENMDKKHMLLLKSYHLSGLESVKAVLFENRYSLMVVVASAYGRIVAEVGVAMMIGGNIKWFTRTITTAISLETNKGEFAMGIALAFVLIAIAFLVNLSIVGLKRFDR, from the coding sequence TTGGATTTTATATTACAAGGAATTTACGAGGCATTTCATCTGCTCTTAACAGGTGATGAAGAGACATATTTTGCTATAAAATCAACTATTTATACTTCTAGTATAGCTATAATGATAACTCTTTTTATAGGTATGCCACTTGGATTTTGCTTAGGATATTATAACTTTAGAGGTAGAAAAGTATTAAGACTTATAAGCGATACAGGTCTTGCTATGCCAACTGTTGCAATTGGGCTTATACTTTATGCTTTGCTATCTTATCGTGGTCCACTTGGTTCATTTGGTCTTCTATTTACATTAAAAGCAGTTATTATAGGTCAAATTTGCCTTTCACTTCCAATTGTTATATCTCTTACTGCTAGTGCTATTGAAAATATGGATAAAAAACATATGCTTTTACTAAAAAGTTATCATTTAAGTGGGTTAGAAAGTGTCAAGGCAGTTTTATTTGAAAATAGATATTCGCTTATGGTAGTGGTTGCAAGTGCCTATGGTCGTATAGTGGCTGAAGTTGGTGTTGCTATGATGATAGGTGGAAATATTAAGTGGTTTACAAGAACTATAACAACAGCAATCTCTCTTGAAACTAATAAAGGTGAGTTTGCTATGGGTATAGCTTTGGCATTTGTTCTTATAGCAATTGCATTTTTGGTGAATTTATCTATAGTTGGGCTTAAAAGGTTTGATAGGTGA
- the galU gene encoding UTP--glucose-1-phosphate uridylyltransferase GalU, whose amino-acid sequence MIQTCLFPAAGYGTRFLPATKSLPKEMLPILTKPLIHYGVDEALEAGMSNMAFVTGRGKRALEDYFDISYELEHQISGSSKESLLSEIRNLMQKCTFSFTRQKTMKGLGDAINKGRTLVGDEAFGVILADDLCINEDGVGVMSQLLEVYEKYRCSIVAVMEVDKEDVSKYGIVEGKYIEDNLLIVNDMVEKPNSNETNSNLAIIGRYILTPNIFHFLDKTKPGKNGEIQITDALLKEAKDGMVMAYKFKGKRFDCGSIKGFVEATKYFYELQYGNE is encoded by the coding sequence ATGATACAGACTTGCCTATTTCCAGCAGCAGGGTATGGAACTAGATTCTTACCTGCTACAAAATCACTTCCAAAAGAGATGCTTCCAATTCTTACAAAACCTTTAATTCATTATGGTGTAGATGAGGCACTAGAAGCTGGTATGAGTAATATGGCTTTTGTTACAGGGCGTGGAAAAAGAGCTTTAGAAGATTACTTTGATATAAGTTATGAGTTAGAACATCAAATTTCAGGAAGCAGTAAAGAGAGTTTGCTTAGCGAGATAAGAAATTTGATGCAAAAGTGCACTTTTTCATTTACTAGGCAAAAAACTATGAAAGGCTTAGGGGACGCCATAAATAAAGGCAGAACCTTAGTTGGAGATGAGGCATTTGGTGTAATTTTAGCAGATGATTTATGTATAAATGAAGATGGCGTAGGTGTGATGTCACAACTTCTTGAAGTTTATGAGAAATATAGATGTTCTATAGTTGCTGTTATGGAAGTTGATAAAGAAGATGTATCAAAGTATGGGATAGTTGAGGGAAAATACATTGAAGATAATTTGCTTATAGTAAACGATATGGTTGAAAAACCAAACTCTAATGAGACAAATAGCAATCTTGCAATAATTGGAAGATATATCTTAACACCAAACATATTTCACTTTTTAGATAAAACAAAACCTGGTAAAAATGGAGAGATTCAAATAACAGACGCACTCTTAAAAGAGGCAAAAGATGGTATGGTTATGGCTTATAAATTTAAAGGAAAGCGTTTTGATTGTGGTTCAATTAAAGGTTTTGTAGAAGCCACTAAGTATTTTTACGAGCTACAATATGGTAACGAATAA
- a CDS encoding IMPACT family protein has product MFTINTLSTVKQEIRKSNFLSYLVPMSEFENFHLKLKEEHPKAVHIVWAYRHYNKYLQIVENQSDDGEPKGTSGPPALNALRGANLIECGVFIVRYFGGIKLGTGGLVRAYSSSVNLAIDEAKLLPYELKDEFHFFVPFALISRFEHFLTKEELKADKEFNENGAFINLSLNLDEFKKLFEFTKPFLIQGVEFLCIPIFAKEIFEK; this is encoded by the coding sequence TTGTTTACCATAAACACACTTTCAACAGTAAAACAAGAGATAAGAAAATCAAATTTTCTATCCTACCTAGTTCCTATGAGCGAGTTTGAAAATTTCCACTTAAAATTAAAAGAAGAGCACCCTAAAGCAGTTCATATAGTTTGGGCTTATAGACATTACAATAAATACTTACAAATCGTAGAAAACCAAAGCGATGATGGTGAGCCAAAAGGAACAAGTGGACCACCTGCACTAAATGCACTAAGAGGTGCAAATTTGATAGAGTGTGGTGTTTTTATAGTTCGCTACTTTGGTGGTATAAAGCTTGGAACTGGCGGTCTTGTAAGAGCTTATAGTTCAAGTGTAAATTTAGCTATAGATGAAGCAAAACTACTTCCATATGAGTTAAAAGATGAGTTTCACTTTTTTGTGCCTTTTGCACTCATTTCAAGATTTGAACACTTTTTAACAAAAGAGGAGTTAAAAGCAGATAAAGAGTTTAACGAAAATGGAGCTTTTATAAATTTATCACTAAATTTAGATGAGTTTAAAAAGCTTTTTGAATTTACTAAACCATTTTTAATACAAGGCGTTGAGTTTTTATGCATTCCAATTTTTGCAAAAGAGATTTTTGAAAAATAA
- a CDS encoding superoxide dismutase family protein: protein MKKIITLSVLVCGMLFAQESQFDPKTEDNHLVIQMDQLSQDGNKNVGEVVAIETKYGVAFFPNLKGVESGIHGFHVHENGDCGATEKGLGMKAGGHWDPENAKKHSFPWDDSGHKGDLPALFADAEGVANYPVLAPKIKTLNELKGHSLMIHVGGDNHHDHPKPLGGGGPRMICGVIK from the coding sequence ATGAAAAAAATTATTACATTAAGCGTTCTTGTTTGTGGCATGCTATTTGCTCAAGAAAGCCAATTCGATCCAAAAACAGAAGACAACCATTTAGTTATCCAAATGGATCAACTAAGCCAAGATGGCAACAAAAATGTAGGCGAAGTTGTAGCCATAGAAACCAAATATGGTGTTGCATTTTTCCCAAATCTAAAAGGTGTTGAAAGCGGCATACATGGCTTTCACGTTCATGAAAATGGAGATTGCGGTGCGACTGAAAAAGGCTTAGGCATGAAAGCAGGCGGTCACTGGGACCCAGAAAATGCAAAAAAACATTCATTTCCATGGGATGATAGTGGTCATAAAGGAGATTTACCAGCTCTTTTTGCTGATGCCGAAGGTGTGGCAAACTATCCTGTTTTAGCTCCAAAAATAAAAACGCTAAATGAGCTTAAAGGACATTCTTTAATGATTCATGTTGGCGGAGATAACCATCATGATCATCCAAAGCCATTAGGTGGTGGTGGTCCTAGAATGATTTGTGGTGTTATAAAATAA
- a CDS encoding glucose-6-phosphate isomerase — MVTNNLKFSEVDIGSIEAYSKRINKEFEDGKIGYFHLPKADNKRDFERVDNFTKDKNFKYLVVIGMGGSSLGTKAVCKLLSDNKDSKKVYFLDNLDVSSIDFILNLVVFEKTLFFIVSKSGTTIETTTIFKYIIKKFDIKDFSKNFLFITDKNSALEKFGKENSVEIFNIPDNVGGRFSVLSSASLIPLKIAGFNVEKLLKGAKHCSDEFFIKGDKRILQKAYHYATHKKANINVLFSYSDKFDHFNEWYVQLWAESIGKKRKYKRFGLTPIGIIGSKDQHSFLQLIMDGVKDKTVTFIKVVESKDDSSLNLSLKYLESSDFTNCLCISEILNYQCDATMQAVLNEGISVDLITIDILDEWHVGYLMYYYMLLTSIVGVMFGINTYDQPGVEIGKTILKTIIKKDRI, encoded by the coding sequence ATGGTAACGAATAATCTTAAATTTAGCGAAGTTGATATAGGCTCTATAGAGGCGTATAGTAAAAGAATAAATAAAGAATTTGAAGATGGAAAAATAGGCTATTTTCACCTGCCAAAAGCTGATAATAAAAGAGATTTTGAAAGAGTAGATAATTTTACTAAAGATAAAAATTTTAAATACTTAGTTGTGATTGGAATGGGTGGTTCATCCCTTGGAACAAAGGCGGTTTGTAAGCTTTTGAGTGATAATAAGGATAGTAAAAAAGTCTATTTTTTAGATAATCTAGATGTTTCAAGTATTGATTTTATACTAAATTTAGTAGTATTTGAAAAAACTTTGTTTTTCATAGTGTCAAAATCTGGAACAACGATAGAAACTACTACTATATTTAAGTATATAATTAAGAAATTTGATATTAAAGATTTTAGCAAAAATTTTTTATTTATAACAGATAAAAACTCAGCCTTAGAAAAATTTGGAAAAGAAAATAGTGTTGAAATTTTTAATATTCCTGATAATGTTGGTGGTAGATTTAGTGTATTAAGTTCAGCTAGTTTGATACCTTTAAAAATTGCGGGATTTAATGTAGAAAAACTCCTTAAAGGTGCAAAGCATTGTAGCGATGAGTTTTTTATAAAAGGTGATAAAAGGATACTCCAAAAAGCATATCACTACGCAACGCATAAAAAGGCCAATATAAATGTTTTATTTAGTTATTCTGATAAATTTGACCATTTTAATGAATGGTATGTCCAGCTTTGGGCAGAAAGCATTGGTAAAAAAAGAAAATATAAAAGATTTGGATTGACGCCAATAGGAATAATAGGAAGCAAAGATCAACACTCTTTTTTACAGCTTATAATGGATGGGGTTAAAGACAAAACTGTAACTTTTATAAAAGTAGTAGAGAGTAAAGATGATAGTAGCTTAAATTTAAGTCTAAAATATTTAGAAAGTAGCGATTTTACAAATTGTCTTTGTATTAGTGAGATTTTAAACTATCAATGCGATGCAACTATGCAAGCTGTTTTAAATGAGGGAATTAGTGTGGATTTGATAACTATAGATATACTTGATGAGTGGCATGTTGGGTATTTAATGTATTATTATATGTTACTTACTAGCATTGTGGGAGTAATGTTTGGGATAAATACTTACGACCAGCCAGGCGTTGAAATAGGTAAGACTATTTTGAAAACTATCATCAAAAAGGATAGAATATAA
- the radA gene encoding DNA repair protein RadA, with product MGKIKTIFECNACGNRQNKWMGKCVECGAWDSYVELNKEQIEFLKTTSSSSTKPSKAQEISDIKIEKINRISTEDKELDLVLGGGVVSGSLVLIGGSPGIGKSTLLLKIGSNLAKKNLNVLYVSGEESLSQIKMRADRLDAVSKNLYLLAEISLENIKNELMQNDYKVLIIDSIQTLFSEKITSAPGSVSQVREITFELMRIAKEKNICVFIIGHITKEGSIAGPRVLEHMVDVVLYFEGDASKELRLLRGFKNRFGSTSEVGIFEMSQKGLISAKDANSRFFTRTKAMAGSAITIIMEGSRPIAVEIQALVSESSYPKRSSTGYDKNRLDMLLALLDRKMEILLGHYDVFINVIGGVKITETAADLAVLAAIVSSFKNRAISKDSVFVGEVSLNGEIRDIPNLDARVKEAKMQNFKTIIAPSMPLEEKNIKVFKTNEIRQILEWM from the coding sequence ATGGGCAAGATTAAAACGATTTTTGAGTGCAATGCTTGTGGAAACAGACAAAACAAATGGATGGGAAAATGTGTTGAGTGTGGTGCTTGGGATAGTTATGTAGAGCTAAATAAAGAGCAAATTGAATTTTTAAAAACCACATCTAGTTCTAGCACAAAACCCTCAAAAGCACAAGAAATTTCTGATATAAAAATAGAAAAAATAAACCGAATAAGCACAGAAGATAAAGAGTTAGACTTAGTTTTGGGCGGAGGTGTTGTCTCTGGGTCTTTGGTATTAATTGGCGGAAGTCCTGGAATTGGGAAATCAACCCTGCTTTTAAAAATTGGTTCGAATTTAGCTAAGAAAAATTTAAATGTTCTATATGTAAGTGGTGAAGAGAGTTTAAGTCAGATAAAAATGAGAGCTGATAGATTAGATGCCGTTTCAAAAAACCTCTATCTCCTTGCTGAAATTTCACTAGAAAATATAAAAAATGAACTAATGCAAAATGATTATAAAGTTTTAATTATTGATAGTATTCAAACCCTTTTTAGCGAAAAAATAACCTCAGCACCCGGCTCTGTCTCGCAAGTTAGAGAGATAACTTTTGAACTTATGCGAATAGCAAAAGAGAAAAATATATGTGTTTTTATAATTGGTCATATAACAAAAGAAGGCTCAATTGCTGGTCCTAGAGTGCTTGAGCATATGGTTGATGTTGTTTTGTATTTTGAAGGAGATGCAAGTAAAGAGTTAAGGCTTCTTAGAGGGTTTAAAAACAGATTTGGCTCAACTAGCGAGGTTGGAATTTTTGAAATGAGCCAAAAAGGTTTAATTAGTGCAAAAGATGCAAATAGTAGATTTTTTACTAGAACTAAGGCAATGGCTGGAAGTGCAATCACAATCATAATGGAAGGAAGCCGCCCAATTGCAGTTGAAATTCAAGCCTTAGTATCTGAAAGCTCATATCCAAAAAGAAGTTCAACTGGATATGATAAAAACCGCCTTGATATGCTTTTAGCTTTGCTTGATAGAAAGATGGAAATTTTGCTTGGACATTATGATGTTTTTATAAATGTAATTGGCGGGGTAAAAATAACAGAAACAGCCGCTGATTTAGCAGTGCTTGCGGCGATTGTTTCAAGTTTTAAAAATAGAGCCATAAGTAAAGATAGTGTCTTTGTTGGAGAGGTTAGTTTAAATGGTGAGATTAGAGATATCCCAAATTTAGATGCAAGAGTAAAAGAGGCTAAAATGCAAAATTTCAAAACCATAATAGCACCATCTATGCCTCTTGAAGAAAAAAATATAAAAGTTTTTAAAACAAATGAGATAAGGCAAATTTTAGAGTGGATGTAA